In a single window of the Eleginops maclovinus isolate JMC-PN-2008 ecotype Puerto Natales chromosome 6, JC_Emac_rtc_rv5, whole genome shotgun sequence genome:
- the tmem275a gene encoding transmembrane protein 275, with protein sequence MVITDRNTGTPVPKKEPQKKTRRKSRPHGLPSPALCCACGLCIMLAGLNITLVGAFAFSTLVPSANPPIIIGPILLLVAFSFFGACCVCSRLPPPNSSRRSKVGGRGGGLMGHGGLAGGAAFEIETSEHTLQDTTAVQLSPTSSRGSSQVSSPEKEAPDAALPGPCTLFTMETNGSSSVFGTAVYSASTAGGGEVRLNLPREEAVA encoded by the coding sequence ATGGTCATCACTGACAGAAACACCGGTACCCCTGTACCTAAAAAAGAGCCACagaagaagacgaggaggaagTCTCGCCCTCATGGCCTGCCCTCCCCGGCTCTCTGCTGTGCCTGCGGCCTGTGCATCATGCTGGCTGGACTCAACATCACCCTGGTGGGAGCATTTGCTTTCAGCACGCTGGTGCCTTCTGCCAATCCCCCAATCATCATCGGACCTATCTTACTGCTGGTGGCCTTCTCCTTTTTCGGGGCCTGTTGCGTTTGCAGCCGTCTCCCCCCTCCAAACAGCTCACGGAGGTCTAAGGTGGGCGGCAGGGGTGGAGGGCTGATGGGACATGGAGGGTTGGCTGGTGGCGCAGCGTTTGAAATAGAGACCAGTGAGCACACGCTGCAGGACACCACAGCTGTGCAACTCAGCCCCACATCCTCCCGTGGATCCTCCCAGGTGTCCAGCCCTGAAAAGGAGGCACCTGATGCGGCCCTACCAGGACCCTGCACACTCTTCACCATGGAGACCAAcggctcttcttctgtgtttggcACAGCAGTGTACTCGGCCTCcacagcaggaggaggggaggtgaGGCTCAACCTGCCACGTGAAGAAGCGGTCGCCTAG
- the kncn gene encoding kinocilin produces the protein MNPISVGEYHGLRVGSSLLGIVAGCIIIGVSRECDADAVGGIFLGAGGLGLLIAIYPFIKAWLNINNILPSFGNFRVHPAANVAPDQLVETIRREGTQSQLNLERSKSRMGTFVEGGPMAEPNPDEGTSDLPDVLSRRKLKQPTGDQDLP, from the exons ATGAACCCCATCAGCGTCGGGGAGTACCATGGGCTGCGGGTGGGCTCGTCCCTGCTCGGCATTGTGGCGGGCTGCATCATCATTGGGGTGTCCAGGGAGTGTGACGCCGATGCTGTAGGAGGGATCTTCTTGGGAGCGGGAGGCCTTG GCCTGCTCATAGCAATCTACCCCTTCATTAAAGCCTGGCTGAACATCAACAATATTCTTCCATCCTTTG GAAACTTCAGAGTGCATCCCGCTGCCAATGTTGCTCCTGATCAACTTGTGGAGACAATAAGAAGAGAAG GGACTCAGAGTCAGCTCAACCTGGAGCGCTCTAAGAGTCGAATGGGAACCTTTGTGGAGGGCGGACCGATGGCTGAGCCCAACCCAGATGAAGG GACTTCAGACCTGCCAGACGTCTTATCTAGACGGAAACTTAAGCAGCCTACTGGTGATCAAGACCTGCCATGA